The Eretmochelys imbricata isolate rEreImb1 chromosome 19, rEreImb1.hap1, whole genome shotgun sequence genome contains a region encoding:
- the C19H1orf216 gene encoding UPF0500 protein C1orf216 homolog, with amino-acid sequence MMFAVCQPDVPLNAPFHEGKRDPTLGTAFLAERELRQDKNFNFVAEGYDSNENWSQVVIGTRMEGGSGQIENTANNLVFLVQRQTAQGRLRDAPRGLKSDKLGLSEEDVRSPHKGAELSGAEKEKAATEDMAKECGKWAGSPLEDNGYASSSLSIDSPDSITGNAWEAPAATTKDPRNQPALQVPDADFENSSNSDTVFPVLAEAFQNLQDKMRYKEREKEKHHIHLVMYRRLALLRWIRGLQQKVVDQQNRLQESFDTILDNRKELLRYIQQGVVRPKAPAHAGL; translated from the coding sequence ATGATGTTTGCAGTGTGCCAGCCAGACGTCCCCCTGAATGCTCCATTCCATGAGGGCAAGCGGGACCCCACGCTGGGCACGGCCTTCCTCGCTGAACGGGAGCTCAGGCAGGACAAGAATTTCAACTTTGTGGCGGAAGGGTATGACAGCAACGAGAACTGGAGCCAGGTGGTGATTGGGACCCGGATGGAGGGGGGCTCCGGCCAGATAGAAAACACAGCCAATAATCTGGTGTTCTTAGTGCAGAGACAGACAGCTCAGGGCAGGCTTAGGGATGCTCCCCGAGGGCTGAAGTCAGACAAGCTGGGACTCTCTGAGGAGGACGTGCGCAGCCCCCACAAGGGAGCCGAGCTCAGTGGCGCCGAGAAGGAGAAAGCGGCTACCGAGGACATGGCCAAAGAGTGTGGCAAATGGGCTGGCTCCCCCTTAGAGGACAATGGCTATGCCAGCAGCTCCCTCAGCATCGACAGCCCCGACAGCATCACTGGCAATGCCTGGGAGGCccccgctgccaccaccaaagacCCGAGGAACCAGCCAGCGCTTCAGGTGCCCGACGCTGATTTCGAAAACTCCTCCAACTCGGACACGGTCTTCCCGGTGCTGGCCGAGGCCTTCCAGAACCTCCAGGACAAGATGAGATACAAGGAGCGGGAGAAGGAGAAACACCACATCCACCTGGTGATGTATCGGCGCCTGGCCCTGCTGCGTTGGATCCGCGGCCTCCAGCAGAAAGTGGTGGACCAGCAGAACCGGCTGCAGGAGAGCTTCGACACCATCCTGGACAACCGCAAAGAGCTCCTCCGATACATCCAGCAGGGCGTGGTGCGTCCCAAAGCACCGGCTCACGCTGGCCTGTGA